tattgacccatagtgagtgtcaaagtcggccatctcgtctctaccacttcgagattaggcttgatacttactgggtacatgttgtttatgtactcatactacacttgctgcactttttgtgcaggacctgaggcaagtattagtgggggacctatcgtcttacacccacactatccaggggcatagtggtgagctgcctttctaagcCCGTTCTGCATCTACtggtgtctctctttgtatttttcattctgtctattttatttgagacaatatttgagattttgtataatctactagatcctcatacacttgtgacaccaggtcttggcacacacattggtagaatttggcgTCTTATTATTTGTCTTGGtcttaaattttgtcaatatatacttattttattaagttggcttgtctagctgtagtgttggatgccatcacgacctataggtgaaattgggtcgtgacactacatTTAGTTCTTGAACTTCAACCTTTGAAGATGGCAatttccttgtcaacttcaaaacaTCCAATAAAGGTTCTTCAACTTGTGTCTCATGATCTTGATTTTGTGTTGATTCATTTGTTTATTGAATTTCATCAAGTTCTGTTTCTCTACTATAATTTTCTTCCAAAATAAATTCCCTTTCCCAAAGAAATTCCCTTTCCAAAAAGGTTGCTCTTCTAGCCACAAACACTTTATAGTCAGAAGGGtgataaaaaataatattccATTGTTTCTTTGGGATATCCAATGAACCTACACTTATGAGATCTTGAATTAAGTTTATCAGATTGAAGTCTCTTAACATAAGCTGGACAACCCCAAACTTTAATATGCTTAAGATTAGGCTTACgtcctttccatatctcataAGTTATTGTAGAGACTGACTTAGTGGGAACTTTATTATGTAAGTATGATGCTTCTTCCAAAGCATATCCCCATAAATTTATTAGAAGATCAGTGATCCCCATCATAGATCTCACCATATCTAATAAGGTTCGATTTTTCCTTTCAGACacaccattgtgttgtggtgTTCCTGGAGGTGTCCATAGTGAGAGAATCTCATTCTCTTTGAGATACCTAGTAAAATTTTCACTaagatattctccacctctatcagacCTTAGTACTTTAATACTTTTACCAAtttgtttctcaacttcactacgaaatcttttgaacatttcaaacgattcagatttgtgtttcataagatacacaaatccatatcttgacatatcatcagtgaaggtgatgaagtaagaatatccACTTCTAGCTTGAATTTTCATGGGGCCACAAACATCTGTATGAATTAGTCCCAGTAATTCAGTAGCTCTTTCTCCACTTCCAGTAAATGGAGATTTGATCATTTTTCCTTTGAGACAAGATTCACAAGCtggatatgattcaaaatcatacttgtgaaggtacccttccttgtacaacttgttaattcttttctcTCCAATATGACCAAGTCTACAATGCCAAAGTATGATTTACTTGATCATCTATTTTCCTCTTAAGACTTGAAACATGCATAATCGAATCAGCATTCACATTAGGTAAGACATAAATATCATGTTGTAGATAACCATTCACATATAAATTATCACCATAATAAATAGAGCAAATACCATTGCCTATGTTAATGCGAAACCCATGCTTGTCCAACATAGAAGCTGAAATTATGTTCGAAACAAATTTAGGAACATAATAACAATCATCAAACATAAGTACTTTGCTCGAAGgcaatattaaagaaattgaTCCTACAGCTATGGCCGCAACTTTTGCACCATTTCCAACTTGTAAATTAATTTCTCCTTTCTTTAGTCTCCTACTTATCTTGAACCCTTGCAACATATTGCAAATGTTATAACCACTGCCAGTATCTAATACCCACAGTGAAGAATTAGTAGTAGCTAAAGAaaccttgaaaatatttttcattaatgtcTCACCTTGTTTCTTGTCCTTTAGAGTTGCAAGATACTCCTTGCAATTTATCTTCCAATGCCATTTCTTCTTACAGTGAAAATATTCGACATCATATACTGACTGCAAGATCAAATCTTCAGAAATCGCTTTACCAAGCTTGTACCCCAACTTCTCATATTCTTCGGTAAGAACAATCACATGATTGACAAGGGGTCAAAATAGAGAGTTTTCAATGTCCAACTATGTATAAACCATATTCTTAACACATTCAATGATTGCAGTTGGATCCATATTCTGATGTTTCCTCTGGAGTTCAGAACTCATAGAAGCGAGAATGATGCGTTTAATAGCAAGGCATTCTTCCAAGTGTTTCTGATAAACCTTGGTGCCTTGAACATCATTCTCTGGTGGGATTATCTTTGCAGGATTATCGATCACATCAATGAGCTTTTCATGTATAAGAACAATTCTCAAATTTCTATACCAGTCATCAAAGTTTGGTCCTACCAACTTGTTGGTCTCAAGTATTTCACGCAGTGATATAATAGacatattgagaaatctaaaataTGGAAAAGAAAAGGCAATAATATAAGAACATGTTTACATATATATCATAAAGACACGGCCTTTTATCTAAATGATATTTccactaattattttaaactatttaccctcaaTATAGTTTAAGAAATCTCTATTTCTTTtagtggagtaaaggaatcctttAACAATATGTATGAGCCCCTTGGATGTCAAGTCGTTTCTCACGTATATTTTAAAGGTAGGTACTTTTACCAATTGTATCCCCATACAATATCCTTAAATAGCTCTATGTCAAATAGTCCCCTGGTAGTCAGGTCGATCCTATTGGCATAGTTGAGTTCAACCATCATGAAAGCAaagaacttattaaattttatactccCCCGGGTAGTCCAGGCGTCtagtgtaaaattaaataattcttccAATCCATATATCTAAtccaataaataattttaacatattctcAGATTATAAGTCTCTTAGTTGTCAGGTCGTTCcttataaaaaagaaataaataaaattatttattttgatggatagctttacaataaaatatcttatattttattatttaagaatTCAAATTTTAGTAAGAGAGAATTGTtactaaaataatttttaataacataaagatcaaatcttttatagaatgtgaatttagttcaagttgtctacatgcttagtcctaaattaatttacatcacatgtaataaataattcaaaattatgtaaTGAACAAGCACGTGACATAAAAACGAAATTCAACATCTTCTAACATGTTTATCTTAAATGTCACATAAAATAAGTCATGCTAGAacattattattaatttatatctcataaactaataacaattaaaataattgTATAATCTAATAACCTATTATAGATTACTGTCGTATCTTGTACATAATTTCAAATTCAAGTTACGAACTATCTCAATAGTTTAACTTATATGAATACATATTTAattcacaataaaataatatcaattcatATGCATTCAAACAATTTGACTAATGCACAAGACACGTGTATTATGGTTTGAACTCTTCAAATGTAATCTTAAAATATttcgtaaataaattttagacacaATAAACCACGGCTTTGATACCACTGTAGGACTGCATAGAGGTGTTCATAACACacagcggaagacaataacaatcctaggcagatcttttcgtgtttaaaattcATTTTgcatgtcaaagatcggatctaagacgtacctggtgaagagagtctcgttttaaatttcttcgatagtgcgaagacgCTATGCGTATACGGATTGAGActgatccttgctatcaactctttgatcaatgaaatcccgcgaacaaattgaatgaaaatattgtgttgaatgttttctcaaaaatctcaactcaaaggtagaagaacaagaaataatttttttgtacTAGTATTTTCTATCTTGGCTTTGTATCGCACTGTTACTTTCTCAAAGCAATTTTCTTCTCAAGAATAACTCTCTTggtttttaaaatatgtataagATATATTTCACCCTAATTCATAAttaggactctctctctctctctctctctctctctctctctctcacacacacacacgcacacacacacatatatatatatacataatttccattagaaaatacaaatcacattctttatggtaaatatttaaaaaatatgtaactaatttatggaatttaattttaaattgaattctacaacttagtcatacttttaaaataaaaatatgtaactcatttattgaattcaattctaaattaaattctacaacttagtcatacttttaaaataaaaatatataactcatttatggaatttaattctaaattgaattctacaaattagtcaacattttaaaataaaatatgtaacgcatttatggaattcaattctaaattgaatgctacaaatattaattataattaccaagtgcatatatatatatatatatatatatatatatatatatatatatatccaccaAGAGATGTAATTTAATATTCTTATTtaaaatagaaaacttcaatttgtcaacaatattaattatatcctctaTACTagcaaaaatataataatatttcatttggactaataactaaatttatttgactaattaaattctttaatttaattatcgaATAATAAagtaattgtgatgacccaaaatatcatctttaaatttaataagtaattgtgtgttctaagacctcaaaaagcaccatttatcactcctcgacttacgtgcatagtccgtacaatttttcaaaaagtttttatgtgaaaaatggattaaaatgtgaaatatagctttaaaataactcaattgagttgactttagtcaacattttgagcaaacagacccggatcggtattttgacaattcccgtaggtccgtatcgtgatttgggacttgggtgtatgcccggaatcgaattccgaggtccctagctcgagatatggaattttgatgaaaatttaaaagcttgaaagcttaataatttttaagaaattacttaTGTTGGattttattgacctcgggtccgtattttggtttcgaaacccggtgtaggtccactataatatttatgacttgtctgccgaatttggtgagaatcagagttgatttgtcgtgattcggacgtccggttgtaaaaatataagttttaaactttttcttggaaatttcctttgatttggtgtccgattcatagttcttggtgttagtttggagatttgatcacgcgagcaagttcgtatgatgttttaggacttgtgtgcaagtttggtttggagccccgagggctcaggtgaggtTCGGATGggcggacttaggaaatctggttttctacagacttcaggcttctggtgtgttcttcttcgcgttcgcgaaggtactctcgcgaacgcgaagagaaaattggggctgtcacgttttgtgcttcgcgttcgcgaaatagtgaccgcgttcgcgaagtcttgaggttcaaagcttcacATTCGGAATCGAAGCCTCACGTTTGCGAAGGGAAAGAGGTTGGCCAGGataattgccttcgcgttcgcgaaggccaagctaggaaagcttcgcgtttgcgaagtgtaaaatgggaaagcacaaatttgtgcttcgcgaacgtgaggcactggccgcgttcgcgaagggtaaaagtcccagaagcagaacttaagttctggaaaatgagattcgtcccattttaaacccttttccatttttgagctcgggtaaggcgatttttggtcgattttcatattaaaacattggggtaagtgttccttatcctctattgattatatttcatggtttcgtactcatttatatcatgaatccgtgaatttatggaagcaaaatcagatttttataaaatctttcaaaaacgaaaatttaagatttgagggtccatttgacattggaattagataatttttgtatggttggactcgtctcgaaatggttgttcggatttcgtaagttctTTTGGGATCTGAGACTTGAGTCCCACTactgaatattttaataaatttcaaatttttatccggaaaatttgtaaattcatatgttgttaattcctatgattcgtattgagtatatcgaattgtttgtgaatagatttgaagcttttggtaaatttaaaaggaaaagttgtggtcgagtaattgattggaatttgcaaagcgaggtaagtgtcgtggttaaccttgacttgaggaaatagaacccttaaattatttgttatgtgaattgaatgtgaacgacgtataggcgaggtgacaagtgtctatacgtcataaaattaattgtttgtctgcttacttgaaagatcataaattgttttaaatcattaattaattattataataattgtttctctcctattctttgtcaaatattatttcttaaattcctgcattaattgttacatgctatttgaattatgtagcttaattgttatttgacatttagcatattaaatattaaactgcatattttctctatgatttccataataatttgctatttgcctttgtttgtttcataattaaatcataaattattgtatgcttgttgtctaataattttatattaattgttgcacttattggggaaatttcttctataagaattggtaaataaatatattggaggagcgggttgcacgacccaacagacttattaaaagtccatattggaggatcgggttacacgccgcaaatagacttattaaaagtccatattggaggatcgggttgcacgccgcaacagacttatttaaaacttgacatacatatatatattgggggatcaggttgcacgccgcaacagacttgattaaaatgaatatattggaggagcgggtggcacgccgcaacagaattgaatgtgaatatatagtgagagtgggttgcacgttgcaacagaattgtatgtgaatatattgtgagagcgggttgcacgctgaagcggaattgatggaaatgacaattggttatgactgctgagttggcttcaattattataaatgaattaccttatttatttctattattgttgttgttactaatattgcgtacatgtaatgtaagtgacccgccttagcctcgtcactacttcgtcgaggttaggctcaacacttaccagtacatggggtcggttgtactgatactacactctacacttcttgtgcagattttggagttggtcccagcggcgtaccatagacttgctcggatttcagctactcagaggagacttgaggtataactgtacggcgttcgcagttctgaagtcctcatctattttactttagttgtgtgtttatttccaggcagctttattttatttcagacctttatttgtattattcttgaagctcgtgcacttgtaacaccaaattctgggatggtatttagacaccgttgtttgtaTGGAttactcactatatttcagactttacttcctcaatcgttctttgttattaataaattaaaaattgttcaaaaattggttaatattataccaacgttggctttcctagcaagtgaaatgttaggcattgAATATGTGTCAGGAGCGGgtagcacgccgcaacagaattgattataatgaaaatattggacgatcgagttgcacgccgcagcagacttattaaaagtccatattggaggatcgggttgcacgccgcaaacagacttattaaaagttcatattggaggatcgggttgcatgccgcaacagacttatttaaaacttgacatacatatatatattaggggatcgggttccacgccgcaacagacttgattaaaatgaatatattggaggagcgggttgcacgccgtaacagaattgaatgtgaatatatagtgagagcgggttgcacgttgcaacagaattgaatgtaaatatattgtgagagcgggttgcacgctgcaacggaattgatggaaatgacaattggttatgactgatgagttggcttcaattattataaatgaattacattatttatttctattattgttgttgttactaatattgcgtacatgtaatgtaagtgacccgccttagcctcgtcactacttcgtccagGTTAgtctcaacacttaccagtacatggggtcggttgtactgatactacactctacacttcttgtgcagattttggagttggtcccagcggcgtaccatagacttgctcggatttcagctactcagaggggacttgaggtataactgtacggcgttcgcagttctgaagtccccatctattttactttagttgtgtgtttatttccaaacagctttattttatttcagacctttatttgtattattcttgaagctcgtgcacttgttacaccaaattctgggatggtatttagacaccgttgtttttatggattacttactatattttagactttacctctgcaatcgttctttgttattaataaattaaaaattgtttaaaaattggttaatattattccaacgttggcttgcctagcaagtgaaatgttaggcattgAATATGTGTGAGGAGCGGgtcgcacgccgcaacagaattgattataatgaaaatattggaggatcgagttgcacgccgcaacagacttattaaaagtccatattggaggatcaggttgcacgccgcaaacagacttattaaaagtccatattagaggatcgggttgcacgccgcaacagacttatttaaaacttgacatacatatatatattgggggatcgggttgcacgccgcaacagacttgattaaaatgaatatattggaggagcgggttgcacgccgcaacagaattgaatgtgaatatatagtgagagcgggttgcacgttgcaacagaattgtatgtgaatatattgtgagagcgggttgcacgctgaagcggaattgatggaaatgacaattggttatgactgctgagttggcttcaattattataaatgaattaccttatttatttctattattgttgttgttactaatattgcgtacatgtaatgtaagtgacccgccttagcctcgtcactacttcgtcgaggttaggctcaacacttaccagtacttggggtcggttgtactgatacaacactctacacttcttgtgcagattttggagttggtcccagcggcgtaccatagacttgctcgggtttcaactactcagaggagacttgaggtataactgtacggcgttcgcagttctgaagtcctcgtctattttactttagttgtgtgtttatttccaggcagctttattttatttcagacctttatttgtattattcttgaagctcgtgcacttgtaacaccaaattctgggatggtatttagacatcgttgttTGTATGGAttactcactatatttcagactttacttcctcaatcgttctttgttattaataaattaaaaattgttcaaaaattggttaatattataccaacgttggctttcctagcaagtgaaatgttaggcattgAATATGTGTGAGGAGCGGgtagcacgccgcaacagaattgattataatgaaaatattggacgatcgagttgcacgccgcagcagacttattaaaagtccatattggaggatcgggttgcacgccgcaaacagacttattaaaagtccatattggaggatcgggttgcatgccgcaacagacttatttaaaacttgacatacatatatatattagggggatcgggttgcacgccgcaacagacttgattaaaatgaatatattggaggagcgggttgcacgccgcaacagaattgaatgtgaatatatagtgagagcgggttgcacgttgcaacagaattgtatgtgaatatattgtgagagcgggttgcacgctgaagcggaattgatggaaatgacaattggttatgactgctgagttggcttcaattattataaatgaattaccttatttatttctattattgttgttgttactaatattgcatacatgtaatgtaagtgacccgccttagcctcgtcactacttcgtcgaggttaggctcaacacttaccagtacaaggggtcggttgtactgatactacactctacacttcttgtgcagattttggagttggtcccagcggcgtaccatagacttgctcggatttcagctactcagaggggacttgaggtataactgtacggcgttcgcagttctgaagtccccatctattttactttagttgtgtgtttatttccagacagctttattttatttcagacctttatttgtattattcttgaagctcgtgcacttgtaacaccaaattctgggatggtatttagacaccgttgtttttatggattacttactatatttcagactttacctctgcaatcgttctttgttattaataaattaaaaattgtttaaaaattggttaatattattccaacgttagcttgcctagcaagtgaaatgttaggcattgAATATGTGTGAGGAGTGGgtcgcacgccgcaacagaattgattataatgaaaatattggaggatcgagttgcacgccgcaacagacttattaaaagtccatattggaggatcgggttgcacgccgcaaacagacttattaaaagtccatattggaggatcgggttgcacgccgcaacagacttatttaaaacttgacatacatatatatattgggggatcgggttgcacgccgcaacagacttgattaaaatgaatatattggaggagcgggttgcacgccgcaacagaattgaatgtcaATATatagtgagagcgggttgcacgttgcaacagaaatgtatgtgaatatattgtgagagcgggttgcacgatgaagcggaattgatggaaatgacaattggttatgactgctgagttggcttcaattattataaatgaattaccttatttatttctattattgttgttgttactaatattgcgtacatgtaatgtaagtgacccgccttagcctcgtcactacttcgtcgaggttaggctcaacacttaccagtacttggggtcggttgtactgatactacactctacacttcttgtgcagattttggagttggtcccagcggcgtaccatagacttgctcggatttcagctactcagaggggacttgaggtataactgtacggcgttcgtagttctgaagtccccatctattttactttagttgtgtgtttatttccagacagctttattttatttcagacctttatttgtattattcttgaagctcgtgcacttgtaacaccaaattctgggatggtatttagacaccgttgtttttatggattacttactatatttcagactttacctCTGCAATCTTTCttttttattaataaattaaaaattgtttaaaaattggttaatattattccaacgttggcttgcctagcaagtgaaatgttaggcattgAATATGTGTGAGGAGTGGgtcgcacgccgcaacagaattgattataatgaaaatattggaggatcgagttgcacgccgcaacagacttattaaaagtccatattggaggatcgggttgcacgccgcaaacagacttattaaaagtccatattggaggatcgggttgcacgccgcaacagacttatttaaaacttgacatacatatatatattgggggatcgggttgcacgccgcaacagacttgattaaaatgaatatattggaggagcgggttgcacgccgcaacagaattgaatgtgaatatatagtgagagcgggttgcacgttgcaacagaattgtatgtgaatatattgtgagagcgggttgcacgctgaagcggaattgatggaaatgacaattggttatgactgctgagttggcttcaattattataaatgaattaccttatttatttctattattgttgttgttactaatattgcatacatgtaatgtaagtgacccgccttagcctcgtcactacttcatcgaggttaggctcaacacttaccagtacttggggtcggttgtactgatactacactctacacttcttgtgcagattttggagttggtcccagcggcgtaccatagacttgctcggatttcagctactcagaggggacttgaggtataactgtacggcgttcgcagttctgaagtccccttctattttactttagttgtgtgtttatttccagacagctttattttatttcagacctttatttgtattattcttgaagctcgtgcacttgtaacaccaaattctgggatggtatttagacaccgttgtttttatgaattacttactatatttcagactttacctctgcaatcgttctttgttattaataaattaaaaattgtttaaaaattggttaatattattccaacgttggctttcctagcaagtgaaatgttaggcattgAATATGTGTGAGGAGTGGgtcgcacgccgcaacagaattgattataatgaaaatattggaggatcgagttgcacgccgcaacagacttattaaaagtccatattggaggatcgggttgcacgccgcaaacagacttattaaaagtccatattggaggatcgggttgcacgccgcaacagacttatttaaaacttgacatacatatatatattgggggatcgggttgcacgccgcaacagacttgattaaaatgaatatattggaggagcgggttgcacgccgcaacagaattgaatgtgaatatatagtgagagcgggttgcacattGCAACAGAATtgtatgtgaatatattgtgagagcgggttgcacgctgaagcggaattgatggaaatgacaattggttatgactgctgagttggcttcaattattataaatgaattaccttatttatttctattattgttgttgttactaatattgcgtacatgtaatgtaagtgacccgccttagcctcgtcactacttcgtcgaggttaggctcaacacttaccagtacttggggtcggttgtactgatactacactctacacttcttgtgcagattttggagttggtcccagcggcgtaccatagacttgctcggatttcagctactcagaggagacttgaggtataactgtacggcgttcgcagttctgaagtcctcgtctattttactttagttgtgtgtttatttccagacagctttattttattttagacctttatttgtattattcttgaagctcgtgcacttgtaacaccaaattctgggatggtatttagacaccgttgtttgtaTGGAttactcactatatttcagactttacttccgcaatcgttatttgttattaataaattaaaaattgttcaaaaattggttaatattataccaacgttggctttcctag
This portion of the Nicotiana tomentosiformis unplaced genomic scaffold, ASM39032v3 Un00042, whole genome shotgun sequence genome encodes:
- the LOC138903847 gene encoding uncharacterized protein → MSIISLREILETNKLVGPNFDDWYRNLRIVLIHEKLIDVIDNPAKIIPPENDVQGTKVYQKHLEECLAIKRIILASMSSELQRKHQNMDPTAIIECVKNMSVYDVEYFHCKKKWHWKINCKEYLATLKDKKQGETLMKNIFKVSLATTNSSLWVLDTGSGYNICNMLQGFKISRRLKKGEINLQVGNGAKVAAIAVGSISLILPSSKVLMFDDCYYVPKFVSNIISASMLDKHGFRINIGNGICSIYYGDNLYVNGYLQHDIYVLPNVNADSIMHVSSLKRKIDDQVNHTLAL